Proteins encoded within one genomic window of Saccharopolyspora pogona:
- the sufC gene encoding Fe-S cluster assembly ATPase SufC, translated as MATLEIKDLHGSVLTEEGAKPILNGVNLTVGSGEIHAIMGPNGSGKSTLAYAIAGHPKYRIDSGSVLLDGENVLEMSVDERARAGLFLAMQYPVEVPGVSMSNFLRTAVTAVRGEAPQIRKWVKEVKQAMSDLDIDPSFAERSVNEGFSGGEKKRHEILQLDLLDPKFAILDETDSGLDVDALRVVSEGVNAYHAKGGKGVLLITHYTRILKHITPDYVHVFAEGKVVESGGAELADELEEKGYVRFTGKKEAAVQS; from the coding sequence ATGGCCACCCTGGAGATCAAGGACCTGCACGGCTCGGTCCTCACCGAGGAAGGCGCCAAGCCGATCCTCAACGGCGTCAACCTGACCGTCGGCTCGGGCGAGATCCACGCCATCATGGGCCCCAACGGCTCCGGCAAGTCGACGCTGGCCTACGCCATCGCCGGGCACCCGAAGTACCGGATCGACTCCGGTTCGGTGCTGCTGGACGGCGAGAACGTGCTGGAGATGAGCGTCGACGAGCGGGCCCGCGCCGGTCTGTTCCTCGCCATGCAGTACCCGGTCGAGGTGCCGGGCGTGTCGATGTCGAACTTCCTGCGCACCGCGGTGACCGCGGTCCGCGGCGAGGCCCCGCAGATCCGCAAGTGGGTCAAGGAAGTCAAGCAGGCCATGTCGGACCTCGACATCGACCCGTCGTTCGCCGAGCGCAGTGTCAACGAGGGCTTCTCCGGTGGTGAGAAGAAGCGGCACGAGATCCTGCAGCTGGACCTGCTGGACCCGAAGTTCGCGATCCTCGACGAGACCGACTCCGGCCTCGACGTCGACGCGCTCCGGGTGGTTTCCGAAGGCGTCAACGCCTACCACGCCAAGGGCGGCAAGGGTGTCCTGCTGATCACCCACTACACCCGGATCCTCAAGCACATCACCCCCGACTACGTGCACGTCTTCGCCGAGGGCAAGGTCGTAGAGTCCGGCGGTGCCGAGCTCGCCGACGAGCTGGAGGAGAAGGGCTACGTGCGCTTCACCGGCAAGAAGGAGGCAGCCGTCCAGTCATGA
- a CDS encoding cysteine desulfurase: protein MTVQPPRTEGASTPSTPLDVAAIRADFPILGRSIRDGRRLVYLDSGATSQRPRQVLDAERSFLENSNAAVHRGAHQLAEEATDAYEGARDRIARFIGVDADEVVFTKNATEGINLVAYAMSNAATSGAEAERFRLGPGDEVVVTEMEHHANLVPWQQLCERTGATLRWFGVTDEGRLDLADVDGLITERAKVVAFTHQSNVLGTVNPTEQLVSRAHQVGALVVLDACQSAPHAPVDFKALGVDFAVFSGHKMLGPSGVGVLYGRGELLAAMPPFISGGSMIELVHMERSTFAAPPQRFEAGVPMTSQVVGLGAAVDYLTAIGMDRVAEHERRLTELALRELSTIDGVRIIGPTSTEHRGGAVSFVIDGVHPHDAGQVLDDQGVEVRVGHHCAWPLHRRMGIPATVRASFYLYNELDEVKALVDAVREAQRFFGVA from the coding sequence ATGACCGTTCAGCCTCCTCGCACCGAGGGTGCGAGCACCCCGAGCACGCCCCTGGACGTGGCGGCGATCCGGGCGGACTTTCCGATCCTGGGTCGCAGCATCCGCGACGGCCGCCGCCTGGTCTACCTGGACTCCGGGGCTACCTCGCAACGCCCGCGCCAGGTGCTCGACGCGGAGCGCTCCTTCCTGGAGAACTCCAACGCGGCCGTGCACCGCGGCGCGCACCAGCTCGCCGAGGAGGCCACGGACGCGTACGAGGGCGCGCGGGACCGAATCGCCCGCTTCATCGGGGTCGACGCCGACGAGGTGGTGTTCACCAAGAACGCCACCGAGGGCATCAACCTGGTCGCCTACGCCATGAGCAACGCCGCCACGTCCGGGGCGGAGGCCGAGCGCTTCCGCCTGGGGCCGGGCGACGAGGTCGTGGTGACGGAGATGGAGCACCACGCGAACCTGGTCCCGTGGCAGCAGTTGTGCGAACGCACCGGCGCCACCCTGCGCTGGTTCGGGGTCACCGACGAGGGCCGCCTCGACCTGGCCGATGTGGACGGTTTGATCACCGAGCGGGCCAAGGTGGTGGCCTTCACCCACCAGTCCAACGTGCTGGGCACGGTGAACCCGACGGAGCAGCTGGTCTCCCGGGCGCACCAGGTCGGTGCGCTGGTGGTGCTGGACGCCTGCCAGTCGGCGCCGCACGCTCCGGTGGACTTCAAGGCGCTGGGCGTGGACTTCGCGGTGTTCTCCGGGCACAAGATGCTCGGCCCCTCCGGGGTCGGCGTGCTCTACGGGCGCGGCGAACTGCTGGCCGCGATGCCGCCGTTCATCAGCGGCGGCTCGATGATCGAACTCGTGCACATGGAACGCTCCACGTTCGCCGCGCCGCCGCAGCGGTTCGAGGCGGGCGTGCCGATGACGTCGCAGGTCGTGGGCCTGGGCGCGGCCGTCGACTACCTGACGGCGATCGGCATGGACCGCGTCGCCGAGCACGAGCGGCGGCTCACCGAGCTCGCGCTGCGGGAGCTGTCGACGATCGACGGGGTGCGCATCATCGGGCCCACCAGCACCGAGCACCGCGGCGGCGCTGTGTCGTTCGTGATCGACGGCGTGCACCCGCACGACGCCGGTCAGGTGCTGGACGACCAGGGCGTCGAGGTCCGCGTCGGACACCACTGCGCATGGCCGCTGCACCGCCGGATGGGAATTCCGGCGACCGTGCGGGCATCGTTCTACTTGTACAACGAACTGGACGAGGTCAAGGCGTTGGTGGACGCGGTGCGCGAGGCGCAGCGCTTCTTCGGGGTGGCTTGA
- the sufU gene encoding Fe-S cluster assembly sulfur transfer protein SufU gives MQLEQMYQEIILDHYRKPHRHGLREPFDAESFQVNPTCGDEVTLRVRLAGTDTDAIVDDVSYAGQGCSISQASVSVLTDLVVGKPLREALTTEAAFSELMHGRGKVEPDEDVLEDGVAFAGVAKYPMRVKCALLGWMAFKDAVSRVVVEEAS, from the coding sequence ATGCAGCTTGAGCAGATGTACCAGGAGATCATCCTGGACCACTACCGCAAACCGCACCGCCATGGCCTGCGGGAACCCTTCGACGCCGAGTCGTTCCAGGTGAACCCCACCTGCGGCGACGAGGTCACCCTGCGGGTGCGGTTGGCGGGCACGGACACCGACGCGATCGTCGACGACGTCTCCTACGCGGGGCAGGGCTGTTCGATCAGCCAGGCCTCCGTGTCGGTGCTCACCGACCTGGTCGTCGGCAAGCCGCTGCGGGAGGCGCTGACCACCGAGGCTGCGTTCAGTGAGCTGATGCACGGCCGCGGCAAGGTCGAACCGGACGAGGACGTGCTGGAGGACGGCGTCGCGTTCGCAGGAGTGGCGAAGTACCCGATGCGCGTGAAGTGCGCGCTGCTGGGTTGGATGGCTTTCAAGGACGCGGTATCGCGCGTAGTTGTCGAGGAAGCGTCATGA
- a CDS encoding metal-sulfur cluster assembly factor, which produces MIDEAPVQETDVARSAEALPEQAAPAAEVAALEDVEEALRDVVDPELGINVVDLGLVYDIRVEQDNSATVDMTLTSAACPLTDVIEDQARAALTTGPGGGLVNDFRINWVWMPPWGPEKITEEGREQLRALGFTV; this is translated from the coding sequence ATGATCGACGAAGCCCCGGTTCAGGAAACTGACGTGGCCCGCAGCGCCGAGGCGCTGCCCGAGCAAGCCGCGCCGGCGGCCGAGGTGGCGGCGCTGGAGGACGTCGAGGAAGCCCTCCGTGACGTCGTCGACCCCGAGCTGGGGATCAACGTCGTCGACCTCGGGCTGGTCTACGACATCCGGGTCGAGCAGGACAACAGTGCCACCGTGGACATGACGTTGACCTCGGCGGCTTGCCCGTTGACCGACGTTATCGAGGACCAGGCACGGGCCGCGTTGACGACCGGGCCCGGTGGTGGGTTGGTCAACGACTTCCGGATCAACTGGGTGTGGATGCCGCCTTGGGGGCCGGAGAAGATCACCGAGGAAGGGCGCGAGCAGCTGCGGGCTCTCGGGTTCACCGTTTGA
- a CDS encoding HNH endonuclease signature motif containing protein, whose amino-acid sequence MTPLLNTQDPAVGTVGARSAVSCTDAELAARICELEEGMRVLMMEQLQCIAEADHRGVYAELGFRSAQVWLQGLLNIDARDAKTRVKVARNVEDRQSLYGEVMPADLPETAAALAEGAIGLEHARVIVDGVRRLPEYARCHQVGKVESTLAGYARMMTPRELEKLAERIRYLLDQDGAYDDEEDQHESRELHYTVARDGMTVIKARLDREAGAKFAALMQPLAAPRPEVEGEKDPRTVGQRNADGFAAILDLALDHDGVPRSGGQRPHITISIDFEDLKRGLGFVAAETGLPGTLNTERAITAENARRIACDAEVLPVVLGGDGLPLDVGRAKRIAPAQIRAALLQRDGVCAFPGCDRPPGTPEAHHIAHWVDGGSTELGNMVMLCGHHHRTLHTQRWETEIRDRRPVFIPPPTVDPKRTPRPGGRALPTQHREYLRDLIPTQRGPAGDS is encoded by the coding sequence ATGACACCGCTGTTGAACACCCAGGATCCGGCCGTCGGCACCGTTGGTGCCCGGTCGGCGGTGTCGTGCACGGATGCCGAACTCGCCGCCCGTATCTGTGAACTGGAGGAGGGGATGCGGGTGTTGATGATGGAGCAGTTGCAGTGCATCGCCGAAGCCGACCACCGTGGTGTGTATGCCGAGTTGGGGTTCCGGTCGGCGCAGGTGTGGTTGCAGGGGTTGCTCAACATCGATGCGCGTGATGCGAAAACCCGCGTCAAGGTCGCCCGCAATGTTGAGGACCGGCAGAGCTTGTATGGCGAGGTCATGCCCGCCGACCTGCCTGAGACTGCTGCGGCTTTGGCAGAGGGTGCGATCGGGTTGGAGCATGCGCGGGTGATCGTGGACGGGGTCCGCCGCCTGCCGGAGTATGCCCGCTGTCATCAGGTCGGTAAGGTCGAATCAACCCTGGCCGGGTATGCGCGGATGATGACGCCTCGTGAGCTGGAGAAGCTCGCCGAGCGCATCCGCTATCTGCTGGATCAGGACGGTGCCTACGACGACGAGGAAGACCAGCATGAGTCGCGGGAGCTGCACTACACGGTTGCCCGGGACGGAATGACGGTCATCAAAGCCCGCCTCGACCGCGAGGCCGGGGCGAAGTTCGCCGCGCTGATGCAACCGCTGGCCGCACCGCGGCCGGAGGTGGAGGGGGAGAAGGATCCGCGCACGGTGGGGCAGCGCAACGCCGACGGCTTCGCCGCCATCCTGGACCTGGCGCTGGATCATGACGGGGTTCCGCGTTCGGGTGGACAGCGGCCGCACATCACCATCTCCATCGACTTCGAGGACCTCAAGCGAGGGCTCGGGTTCGTCGCCGCCGAAACAGGGTTGCCCGGCACCCTTAACACCGAACGGGCCATCACCGCCGAGAACGCCCGCCGCATCGCCTGCGACGCCGAGGTGCTGCCGGTGGTTCTCGGCGGGGACGGGCTCCCGCTGGACGTGGGCCGGGCGAAGCGGATCGCGCCCGCCCAGATCCGTGCCGCGTTGCTGCAGCGGGACGGGGTGTGTGCGTTTCCGGGGTGCGACCGGCCGCCGGGAACCCCGGAAGCACATCACATCGCCCACTGGGTCGATGGCGGAAGCACCGAGCTGGGCAACATGGTGATGCTCTGCGGTCACCACCACCGGACCCTGCACACCCAGCGATGGGAAACCGAGATACGAGACCGGCGACCGGTGTTCATCCCACCGCCCACAGTGGACCCAAAGCGAACGCCACGACCAGGCGGTAGAGCACTACCCACCCAACACCGCGAATACCTCCGGGACCTCATCCCCACCCAGCGGGGCCCGGCGGGCGATTCGTGA
- a CDS encoding GGDEF domain-containing protein, whose amino-acid sequence MSPGKIDSVLALVDEVRFAFQPLINIKTGAIVAVEALARPARAHVQDLFREAARQRRLTELDVSLATAALTSMAEHESLLPLHLNIFGGTVIHDLPRLDAVREKLREIGRREQEVTLEIGPPFTRLDPDQLLAGVDKLRGDGFQVALDGVGEGDVPLTLIADIGPALVKLDRAVVAGLPDSPARVAVVEAVRHLCESTESQLVAEGVENERQLTALRRNGIRLVQGNLLAPAARRPPTASSVPGVAAEVTDPHGPSIRTLATGPRVTEFLSPATMLPIDATADKVRSVLADHPEISGVVLVDHENRPAWTIDRNRFLLAVTGPYGHALHAKRPASRLADEPRVVNTATTAMEALSLVTRSDQYRMYDDAIVVDESGRCLGAVRAGDLIRGMAELKVEEAASLNPLTRLPGSDAIARDVARRIAAGEIFAVSWLDIDSFKRVNDTAGFSAGDDLIRAIGRSLTDTATALSSVQVGHVGGDDFLLVADLNDLVPLAELVLDPPRSADHLAVSLSLATLVCTPTTVDSYDEVSSKLAPLKQRAKSLTGSSWVMSRPGSDRIEVLRGKQPEVPPGFPTHDPELPGPAW is encoded by the coding sequence ATGAGTCCGGGCAAGATCGACTCCGTGCTCGCGTTGGTTGACGAAGTGCGCTTCGCGTTCCAGCCGTTGATCAACATCAAGACCGGTGCCATCGTCGCGGTCGAGGCGTTGGCCCGGCCGGCGCGCGCGCACGTCCAGGACCTGTTCCGGGAGGCGGCCCGGCAGCGGCGGCTGACCGAGCTGGACGTGTCGCTGGCGACCGCCGCGCTGACCTCGATGGCGGAGCACGAGTCGCTGCTCCCCCTGCACCTGAACATCTTCGGCGGCACGGTCATCCACGACCTCCCCCGGCTCGACGCGGTGCGCGAGAAGCTCCGCGAGATCGGCCGCCGCGAGCAGGAGGTGACGCTGGAGATCGGCCCACCGTTCACCAGGCTGGACCCTGACCAGCTGCTCGCCGGGGTGGACAAGTTGCGCGGCGACGGTTTCCAGGTCGCCCTGGACGGCGTGGGTGAAGGTGATGTGCCGCTGACCCTGATCGCCGACATCGGGCCCGCGCTGGTGAAGCTGGACCGCGCCGTGGTCGCCGGGCTGCCGGACAGCCCGGCCCGGGTCGCGGTGGTGGAGGCGGTCCGCCACCTATGCGAGTCGACCGAGAGCCAACTGGTCGCCGAGGGCGTGGAGAACGAGCGCCAGCTGACCGCGCTGCGCCGCAACGGAATCCGCCTGGTGCAGGGGAACCTGCTCGCCCCGGCGGCCCGCCGGCCTCCGACGGCGAGCAGCGTGCCGGGTGTGGCGGCTGAGGTGACCGACCCGCACGGCCCATCGATCAGGACGCTCGCCACGGGTCCCCGGGTGACGGAGTTCCTGTCCCCGGCGACGATGCTGCCGATCGACGCGACAGCGGACAAGGTGCGCAGCGTGCTGGCCGATCACCCGGAGATCAGCGGCGTGGTGCTGGTCGACCACGAGAACCGGCCGGCGTGGACCATCGACCGCAACCGGTTCCTGCTGGCGGTGACCGGCCCGTATGGGCACGCGCTGCACGCCAAGCGCCCCGCGTCGCGGCTGGCCGATGAGCCGCGGGTGGTCAACACGGCGACGACGGCGATGGAAGCGCTGAGCCTGGTGACCCGCTCGGACCAGTACCGGATGTACGACGACGCGATCGTGGTGGACGAGTCCGGCCGCTGCCTGGGCGCGGTGCGGGCCGGCGACCTGATCCGCGGCATGGCGGAGCTGAAGGTGGAGGAGGCGGCGTCACTGAACCCGCTGACCCGCCTGCCGGGCAGCGACGCGATAGCCCGCGACGTGGCCCGCCGGATCGCCGCCGGCGAGATCTTCGCGGTGAGCTGGCTGGACATCGACAGCTTCAAGAGGGTCAACGACACGGCCGGGTTCTCCGCCGGCGACGACCTGATCCGCGCGATCGGACGCAGCCTCACCGACACGGCGACGGCGCTGAGCTCGGTGCAGGTCGGCCACGTCGGCGGCGACGACTTCCTGCTGGTGGCCGACCTCAACGACCTGGTGCCGCTGGCCGAGCTGGTGCTCGACCCGCCGCGTTCGGCGGATCACCTCGCCGTGAGCCTGTCGCTGGCAACGCTGGTGTGCACGCCGACGACGGTCGACTCCTACGACGAGGTCTCCAGCAAGCTCGCGCCGCTGAAGCAGCGCGCCAAGTCGCTGACCGGTTCGAGCTGGGTCATGTCGCGGCCGGGCTCGGACCGCATCGAGGTGCTCCGCGGCAAGCAACCGGAGGTGCCGCCGGGTTTCCCGACGCACGACCCGGAACTGCCGGGCCCGGCCTGGTAA
- a CDS encoding lycopene cyclase family protein yields the protein MDVVVVGGGPAGRAAAAACSDTGLQVTLVDPAPRRVWPHTYGTWRDELPPSVPSAALASVMPRMAVHGTDRHEWQRPYAVLDNTALWKHFWRADVVEVTGRATAAEHGPTGSTVVLKDGRRIAAAVVVDATGAARSLSGGRPPHTAAQQSAVGWVVDAATAEPFCDPDAGVFMDWRQAPQTRGGWPTFLYAIHLGPNRVLIEETSLARRPALPLALLRRRLAGRFAAAGVDAHGRIDEERVRFPVDDPLPPPGRVIPFGAAAGFMHPATGFSVAASLQRAPWLAAAISAALPSGPAAAARASWSIQWPPSAVAAHVLRDRALHALLSLPPDLVPGFFEAFFRLDEPHRTAFLAPEGSPAGTAAAMSALFRNAPWRIRRRLVLGGLSVGHPPARHGLGGD from the coding sequence GTGGATGTCGTTGTCGTGGGCGGCGGACCGGCGGGTCGTGCGGCGGCGGCTGCCTGCAGCGATACGGGCCTGCAGGTGACGCTGGTCGACCCGGCCCCGCGTCGCGTCTGGCCACACACCTACGGGACCTGGCGCGACGAGCTGCCCCCGTCGGTGCCGTCGGCGGCACTGGCGTCGGTGATGCCGCGCATGGCGGTGCACGGCACCGACCGGCACGAATGGCAGCGGCCGTACGCGGTGCTGGACAACACGGCGTTGTGGAAGCACTTCTGGCGCGCCGACGTCGTCGAGGTGACGGGGCGCGCTACGGCCGCCGAACACGGGCCGACGGGTTCGACCGTGGTGCTGAAGGACGGTCGGCGAATCGCGGCGGCCGTCGTGGTCGACGCGACCGGCGCCGCACGGTCCCTCTCCGGCGGTCGCCCGCCGCACACCGCGGCCCAGCAGTCCGCGGTGGGCTGGGTGGTCGACGCCGCAACGGCGGAGCCCTTCTGCGACCCGGATGCGGGTGTGTTCATGGACTGGCGGCAGGCCCCGCAAACCCGCGGCGGCTGGCCCACGTTCCTCTACGCGATCCACCTCGGGCCGAACCGGGTGCTGATCGAGGAGACCTCGCTGGCGCGCCGCCCGGCGCTGCCGCTGGCGTTGCTGCGCCGGAGGCTGGCCGGCCGGTTCGCCGCGGCCGGGGTGGATGCGCACGGGCGGATCGACGAGGAGCGGGTGCGGTTCCCGGTGGACGACCCGTTGCCCCCGCCTGGCCGGGTGATCCCCTTCGGCGCGGCGGCCGGCTTCATGCACCCGGCGACCGGTTTCAGCGTGGCGGCGTCCCTGCAACGCGCGCCGTGGCTGGCGGCGGCGATCAGCGCCGCGCTCCCGTCCGGCCCGGCGGCCGCGGCCCGGGCGAGCTGGTCGATCCAGTGGCCACCGAGCGCGGTGGCCGCACACGTGCTGCGGGACCGGGCGCTGCACGCCCTGCTTTCCCTGCCCCCGGACCTGGTGCCGGGGTTCTTCGAGGCGTTCTTCCGGCTGGACGAGCCGCACCGGACGGCGTTCCTGGCCCCGGAAGGCAGCCCGGCCGGGACGGCGGCCGCGATGTCAGCGCTGTTCCGCAACGCGCCGTGGCGGATCCGGCGGCGGCTGGTGCTCGGCGGTCTCTCGGTGGGGCACCCGCCGGCCCGGCACGGCCTCGGCGGCGATTGA
- a CDS encoding deoxyguanosinetriphosphate triphosphohydrolase family protein — protein sequence MQDVQPTRTGRRSGRSGVHNGPGDLAASPFRADRDRVSSSAFFARLGGVTQVVSPSGSGLLLHNRLTHSLKVAQAARAIAERLVADPDNVARLDRLGGCDLDVVEAAGLGHDLGHPPFGHLGESVLDRLARQRFSLPDGFEGNAQTYRVVTRIDVRGVGVDGLDLTAAVRAALLKYPWTRLSRPQPHPRHLDSPPRGASEPEDQPGTGSAKFSCYSTELADMIDARAAFRGRLEDWQQTVEASIMDTADDIAYAIHDLEDFHRVGILQHTSVSHELTEWLGHAVEFAGRSDADLAGDGMRPGCSLERLRRRLHAKDGWIADDEAFVSAVKKVVANLVNKLLEVPFDRSRLAEQSIAAFSGEWTQRLVEGIQVEAHPNTRSGHVALAVEQWHEVQVLKFVHRRFVLQRPDLALHQRGQDRLLSKLVEALDNWLIDRSEAARLPHRLRDLFDRARAEFAQLLNDDPELLVVPGAAEPADAERLERMARGRAVIDFVASLTDDQSAALLEALSGRTTQLWSDTFVL from the coding sequence ATGCAGGATGTGCAGCCAACCCGGACCGGGCGGCGCAGCGGACGCTCCGGAGTTCATAACGGCCCTGGTGATCTCGCCGCGAGCCCGTTCCGCGCGGACCGCGACCGGGTGTCCAGCTCCGCGTTCTTCGCCCGCCTCGGCGGCGTGACGCAGGTCGTCAGCCCCAGCGGCTCCGGGCTGCTGCTGCACAACCGGCTGACCCACAGCCTCAAGGTCGCGCAGGCCGCACGGGCAATCGCCGAGCGGCTGGTGGCCGACCCGGACAACGTGGCGCGGCTGGACCGCCTCGGCGGCTGCGACCTGGACGTGGTCGAGGCCGCCGGGCTCGGCCACGACCTCGGCCACCCGCCGTTCGGGCACCTCGGCGAGAGCGTGCTGGACCGGCTGGCCCGGCAGCGGTTCTCGCTGCCGGACGGGTTCGAGGGCAACGCCCAGACCTACCGCGTCGTCACCCGCATCGACGTGCGCGGCGTCGGGGTCGACGGTCTGGACCTGACCGCGGCGGTGCGGGCCGCGCTGCTGAAGTACCCGTGGACGCGGCTGTCCCGCCCGCAACCGCACCCCCGGCACCTGGACTCGCCACCGCGCGGCGCCTCCGAACCGGAGGACCAGCCGGGCACCGGGTCGGCCAAGTTCTCCTGCTACAGCACCGAACTCGCCGACATGATCGACGCCCGCGCGGCGTTCCGCGGGCGGCTCGAGGACTGGCAGCAGACCGTCGAGGCGTCGATCATGGACACCGCCGACGACATCGCCTACGCGATCCACGACTTGGAAGATTTCCACCGTGTCGGGATCCTGCAGCACACCAGCGTCTCGCACGAGCTGACCGAGTGGCTCGGGCACGCCGTGGAGTTCGCCGGCCGCTCCGACGCCGACCTCGCCGGCGACGGCATGCGCCCCGGCTGCTCGCTGGAGCGGCTGCGCCGCCGACTGCACGCCAAGGACGGCTGGATCGCCGACGACGAGGCGTTCGTCAGCGCGGTCAAGAAGGTCGTCGCGAACCTCGTCAACAAGCTGCTGGAGGTGCCCTTCGACCGCTCCCGGCTCGCCGAGCAGTCCATCGCGGCCTTCTCGGGGGAGTGGACCCAGCGCCTGGTGGAGGGCATCCAGGTCGAGGCGCACCCGAACACGCGGTCCGGGCACGTCGCGCTGGCGGTCGAGCAGTGGCACGAGGTGCAGGTGTTGAAGTTCGTGCACCGCCGGTTCGTGCTGCAGCGCCCCGACCTCGCGCTGCACCAGCGCGGCCAGGACCGGCTGCTGAGCAAGCTCGTCGAGGCGCTGGACAACTGGCTGATCGACCGCAGCGAGGCCGCCCGGCTGCCGCACCGGCTGCGCGACCTTTTCGACCGGGCCCGCGCCGAGTTCGCGCAGTTGCTCAACGACGACCCGGAGCTGCTGGTGGTGCCGGGCGCTGCGGAGCCGGCCGACGCCGAGCGCCTGGAGCGGATGGCGCGCGGCCGGGCCGTGATCGATTTCGTCGCCTCGCTGACCGATGACCAGTCGGCCGCGCTGCTGGAGGCCCTGTCGGGCCGGACCACCCAGTTGTGGAGCGACACGTTCGTGCTGTGA
- a CDS encoding ABC-F family ATP-binding cassette domain-containing protein has protein sequence MISATGLELRAGSRILLSDATLRVQPGDRIGLVGRNGAGKTTTLRVLAGEGQPYAGDVVRRGELGYLPQDPREGDLTVTAKDRVLSARGLDQLIRDMEKAQTAMAELVDERERDKAIARYGRLEERFAARGGYAAESDAGRICSNLGLPDRVLNQPLSTLSGGQRRRVELARILFAASEAGPGGGSATTLLLDEPTNHLDADSINWLRDFLKNHDGGLVVISHDVDLLAAVVNKVWFLDAIRGEADVYNMDWDRYQDARAADEKRRRRERANAEKKASALMAQADKMRAKATKAVAAQNMARRAEKLLAEAETEQAQEKVARIRFPEPAACGRTPLTADGLSKSYGSLEIFTGVDLAVDRGAKVVVLGLNGAGKTTLLRLLGGVEEPDVGGVVPGHGLRIGYFAQEHETLDHDATVWENIRSAAPDTPEQQLRTLLGAFLFQGEQLQQPAGTLSGGEKTRLALAGLVSSAANVLLLDEPTNNLDPASREQVLDALRSFTGAVVLVTHDPGAVQALEPERVILLPDGTEDHWSDDYLDLVQLA, from the coding sequence TTGATTTCTGCCACCGGCCTGGAACTGCGCGCCGGCTCCCGCATCCTGCTCTCCGACGCGACCCTGCGCGTCCAGCCCGGCGACCGGATCGGCCTGGTCGGCCGCAACGGCGCGGGCAAGACCACGACGCTGCGCGTGCTCGCCGGCGAGGGCCAGCCCTACGCCGGCGACGTGGTCCGCCGCGGCGAGCTCGGCTACCTCCCGCAGGACCCGCGCGAAGGCGACCTCACCGTGACCGCCAAGGACCGGGTGCTGTCCGCGCGGGGCCTGGACCAGCTGATCCGCGACATGGAGAAGGCCCAGACCGCGATGGCCGAGCTGGTCGACGAGCGGGAGCGGGACAAGGCGATCGCCCGCTACGGCAGGCTCGAAGAGCGCTTCGCCGCGCGCGGCGGTTACGCCGCCGAGAGCGACGCCGGGCGGATCTGCAGCAACCTCGGGCTGCCCGACCGGGTGCTCAACCAGCCGCTGAGCACGCTCTCCGGTGGTCAGCGCCGCCGCGTCGAGCTCGCCCGGATCCTGTTCGCCGCGTCCGAGGCCGGGCCCGGCGGCGGATCGGCCACCACGCTGCTGCTCGACGAGCCGACGAACCACCTCGACGCCGACTCGATCAACTGGCTGCGCGACTTCCTCAAGAACCACGACGGCGGCCTGGTGGTCATCAGCCACGACGTGGATCTGCTGGCCGCCGTGGTCAACAAGGTGTGGTTCCTCGACGCCATCCGCGGCGAGGCGGATGTGTACAACATGGACTGGGACCGCTACCAGGACGCCCGCGCCGCCGACGAGAAGCGCCGCCGCCGCGAGCGCGCCAACGCCGAGAAGAAGGCGTCGGCCCTGATGGCGCAGGCCGACAAGATGCGGGCCAAGGCGACCAAGGCGGTCGCCGCCCAGAACATGGCCCGCCGGGCCGAGAAGCTGCTGGCCGAGGCGGAGACCGAGCAGGCCCAGGAGAAGGTCGCCAGGATCCGCTTCCCGGAACCGGCCGCGTGCGGACGCACCCCGCTGACCGCCGACGGCCTGTCGAAGTCCTACGGTTCGCTGGAGATCTTCACCGGCGTGGACCTCGCCGTCGACCGCGGTGCCAAGGTCGTCGTGCTCGGCCTCAACGGTGCGGGCAAGACCACCCTGCTGCGGCTGCTGGGAGGCGTGGAGGAACCCGACGTGGGCGGAGTCGTGCCTGGTCACGGCCTGCGCATCGGGTACTTCGCGCAGGAGCACGAGACGCTGGACCACGACGCCACGGTGTGGGAGAACATCCGCAGCGCGGCACCGGACACCCCCGAGCAGCAGCTGCGCACCCTGCTCGGCGCGTTCCTGTTCCAGGGTGAGCAGTTGCAGCAGCCCGCCGGCACCCTCTCCGGCGGTGAGAAGACCCGGCTCGCGCTCGCGGGACTGGTTTCCAGCGCGGCGAACGTGCTGCTGCTGGACGAGCCGACCAACAACCTCGACCCGGCCAGCCGCGAGCAGGTGCTCGACGCGCTGCGCAGCTTCACCGGGGCGGTGGTGCTGGTCACGCACGATCCCGGCGCGGTGCAGGCCCTCGAACCGGAACGGGTCATCCTGCTGCCCGATGGGACGGAAGACCACTGGTCAGACGACTACCTGGACCTCGTCCAATTGGCGTAA